One Vanessa atalanta chromosome 8, ilVanAtal1.2, whole genome shotgun sequence genomic window carries:
- the LOC125066083 gene encoding cathepsin B yields MNILRVPCFVLLLAVIVSSADLEKPHPLSDSFISIINSKQSSWKAGRNFPPQTTLTTIMKMMGALEDEFIAKLENVQHDEELIASLPDNFDPRDKWPNCPTLNEIRDQGSCGSCWAFGAVEAMTDRYCIYSNGTKHFHFSAEDLLSCCPICGLGCNGGIPTLAWEYWKHFGLVSGGNYNSTQGCRPYEIAPCEHHVPGDRMPCSGDTKTPKCYRTCQSSYNVQYKKDKKYGKHVYSVRGGEDNIRAEIFKNGPVEGAFTVYADLLSYKSGVYKHVAGDALGGHAIKIMGWGVENGNKYWLIANSWNSDWGDNGFFKILRGDDQCGIESSIIAGEPLFE; encoded by the coding sequence atGAATATACTTCGCGTTCCGTGTTTTGTGCTACTACTCGCGGTGATCGTTTCATCGGCAGACTTAGAAAAACCTCATCCACTCTCTGAttcttttataagtataataaattccaAACAAAGCTCATGGAAAGCTGGACGGAATTTTCCACCTCAAACGACATTAACGACGATAATGAAAATGATGGGGGCACTTGAAGATGAATTTATTGCAAAACTGGAAAACGTGCAACATGACGAAGAACTCATTGCGAGTTTACCTGACAATTTCGACCCCAGAGACAAATGGCCAAATTGTCcaactttaaatgaaataagaGATCAAGGTTCCTGCGGCAGTTGTTGGGCTTTCGGAGCAGTGGAAGCAATGACCGATCGATACTGTATTTACTCAAACGGAACAAAGCATTTTCATTTCTCCGCCGAGGATTTATTAAGTTGTTGTCCTATTTGCGGTCTCGGTTGTAATGGCGGTATACCAACATTGGCTTGGGAATACTGGAAGCACTTTGGTTTAGTTTCAGGGGGAAACTACAACTCGACTCAGGGCTGCAGACCATATGAAATAGCTCCTTGCGAACATCATGTTCCAGGCGATAGAATGCCGTGCAGCGGAGACACCAAGACTCCCAAATGCTATAGAACATGCCAATCTAGTTATAATGTCCAATACAAAAAAGACAAGAAATACGGAAAACATGTATACTCTGTAAGAGGTGGCGAGGATAATATTAGAGCTGAGATATTTAAGAATGGACCTGTTGAGGGTGCTTTTACTGTGTATGCTGATTTACTTTCATACAAGAGTGGTGTTTACAAACATGTAGCAGGCGATGCACTCGGGGGTCACGCTATTAAAATTATGGGATGGGGAGTTGAAAATGGAAACAAATATTGGCTTATTGCAAACTCCTGGAATTCCGATTGGGGAGACAATGGCTTCTTCAAAATTCTTCGCGGAGACGATCAATGTGGAATTGAGAGTTCTATAATTGCTGGTGAAccgttatttgaataa